The Lysinibacillus pakistanensis genome includes a window with the following:
- the ppaX gene encoding pyrophosphatase PpaX, whose product MIKALLFDFDGTLLNTNNLIIETFMHVLNERFPGQYSPKDCLKFLGPSLKQTMSDIAPGEEDAMIAKYREYNELHHDELVTQYPDVVSTLEQLKAIGIKLAIVSTKRNGMIDRGLSVLGANHLFDVCIGTDDVKNVKPDPEPVLLALERLGVNKEEAIMIGDNSHDIEAGHNAGIKAAGVAWAFKGPEYLMQFKPEYMLHHMTDLLDIVKAG is encoded by the coding sequence ATGATAAAGGCATTATTATTCGATTTTGATGGTACATTACTAAATACAAATAATTTAATCATCGAAACATTTATGCACGTATTAAATGAGCGATTTCCTGGGCAATATTCGCCAAAAGATTGTCTAAAATTCCTTGGGCCATCCTTAAAACAGACAATGAGTGACATTGCTCCTGGAGAAGAGGATGCAATGATTGCTAAATATCGCGAATATAATGAATTACATCACGATGAGCTTGTCACACAATATCCTGATGTTGTCTCAACTTTAGAACAATTAAAAGCTATAGGAATCAAATTAGCGATTGTGTCTACGAAGCGAAATGGGATGATTGATCGTGGTCTATCAGTACTAGGTGCAAACCATCTATTTGATGTCTGTATAGGCACGGACGATGTGAAAAATGTAAAGCCTGATCCAGAGCCAGTTTTGCTTGCCCTTGAACGCCTTGGTGTAAACAAGGAAGAGGCTATTATGATTGGCGACAATTCTCACGATATTGAAGCTGGACATAATGCGGGAATTAAAGCAGCTGGTGTCGCATGGGCATTTAAAGGTCCGGAATATTTAATGCAATTCAAGCCAGAATATATGTTACATCATATGACAGATTTATTAGATATTGTGAAAGCGGGGTAA
- a CDS encoding ATP-binding cassette domain-containing protein — protein sequence MNVIQCEKLSKKFGRLHALQEITCTINGEKIIGVIGRNGAGKSTLLTIIAGFLKPTNGFCQVFNENPFNNIQAAANTILIDDRLSFSDYLSLEEILKMGADFYPNWQNELAYRLLHYANIDLSAKHQQLSKGQMATFNLVYGLVSRCALTILDEPMNGMDEAIRTDFYRAILKEYIAFPRTILIASHHLQEMESILEEILLIDEGTVVTHASVDELKEQLIALSGPSDRMKSLLSETNVYAQQIVAGVCTAIVDASKLFITEEMLRTKGITKSVLTASEICRYLTNHKGSDIDAIFD from the coding sequence ATGAATGTTATTCAATGTGAAAAGCTATCTAAAAAATTTGGACGTCTTCATGCACTCCAAGAAATTACTTGTACAATAAATGGCGAAAAAATAATCGGTGTTATTGGTCGTAATGGTGCTGGTAAATCAACATTGCTAACGATTATAGCGGGCTTTCTAAAACCGACTAATGGTTTCTGTCAGGTATTTAATGAGAATCCCTTTAACAATATTCAAGCTGCTGCCAACACCATTTTAATTGATGATCGGTTAAGCTTTTCAGACTACTTATCCCTAGAGGAAATCTTAAAAATGGGCGCTGATTTTTATCCAAATTGGCAAAATGAGTTAGCATATCGACTGCTACATTATGCAAACATTGATCTTTCTGCTAAACATCAGCAATTATCTAAAGGACAAATGGCTACCTTTAATCTTGTCTACGGATTAGTAAGCCGCTGTGCATTAACTATATTAGATGAGCCAATGAATGGTATGGACGAGGCTATTCGAACAGATTTTTATAGAGCTATTCTAAAGGAATACATAGCCTTCCCCCGGACAATTTTAATTGCTAGTCATCACTTACAAGAAATGGAGTCCATTTTGGAGGAAATTCTGCTTATAGATGAGGGTACTGTCGTTACACATGCCTCCGTAGATGAACTGAAGGAACAATTAATTGCCTTAAGCGGACCAAGTGATAGGATGAAATCCTTGCTATCTGAAACTAACGTTTACGCCCAACAGATTGTAGCTGGAGTGTGCACAGCAATTGTGGATGCAAGTAAACTTTTCATCACGGAGGAAATGCTTCGCACAAAAGGTATTACAAAATCAGTCCTTACTGCAAGTGAGATTTGCAGGTATTTAACCAATCATAAAGGAAGTGATATCGATGCAATCTTTGACTAA
- a CDS encoding acyltransferase has protein sequence MARKTERYRVEGANSLWNIYNTVSFWKVMKCFIVIQIGRFTPFLRVKNWLYRTFLKMRIGEQTSLALMVMPDTMFPERIHIGNNTVIGFNTTILAHEYLIEEYRLGDVKIGNEVMVGANSTILPGVTIGDGAIVSAATLVHKDVPAGCLAGGNPMQIIYTAEQMAERKRNEVVEWCTPKK, from the coding sequence ATGGCACGTAAAACAGAACGCTACCGTGTCGAAGGAGCAAACTCCCTGTGGAATATTTATAATACGGTGTCCTTTTGGAAGGTGATGAAGTGCTTCATTGTCATTCAAATTGGTCGCTTCACACCATTTTTACGTGTAAAAAACTGGCTATATCGAACATTTTTAAAAATGAGAATTGGCGAGCAAACCTCATTAGCCCTAATGGTTATGCCTGATACCATGTTTCCAGAACGCATACACATTGGCAATAATACTGTAATTGGTTTTAATACAACGATTTTAGCACATGAATATTTAATAGAGGAATATCGTCTAGGAGACGTGAAGATTGGTAATGAGGTAATGGTTGGTGCCAATTCAACAATACTACCTGGTGTTACAATAGGTGACGGTGCAATTGTCTCAGCTGCCACACTTGTACATAAAGATGTGCCAGCTGGCTGTTTAGCTGGTGGTAATCCAATGCAAATTATTTATACTGCTGAGCAAATGGCAGAACGTAAACGCAACGAAGTGGTAGAGTGGTGTACGCCGAAAAAATGA
- a CDS encoding YitT family protein, whose amino-acid sequence MRHDVRESIVEYVYVIIGAAVIAIGFNVFLLPNQVASGGVSGISTILHGLFGWNPGIVQYCFNIPLFIAGVLLLGKKFGVKSFVGTVTLPFIVLLTNSWEPWTDNPLLGALFGGIVVGLGIGLVFKGNASTGGTDLLAQIITKFTGISLGTSVLLIDGVIAISAAIVFDLEKGLYALIGLFVTTKTIDIIQLGFSQSKMVYIITMKQDEVRDAIYAEIDRGVTQLPAIGGYTGEARPVLMVVVYQTEFTKLKQLIKTVDPSAFVIVSDAYEVLGEGFKRA is encoded by the coding sequence ATGAGACATGATGTTAGGGAAAGCATTGTGGAGTATGTGTATGTAATTATCGGAGCGGCAGTGATTGCTATTGGTTTTAATGTCTTTTTATTACCAAATCAAGTCGCTTCAGGTGGGGTAAGTGGAATAAGTACAATATTGCATGGTCTATTCGGCTGGAATCCAGGAATTGTTCAATATTGCTTTAATATTCCACTATTTATTGCGGGTGTATTATTACTTGGCAAAAAATTCGGGGTAAAATCGTTTGTTGGCACAGTGACTTTACCGTTCATTGTATTATTAACAAATAGTTGGGAGCCTTGGACTGATAATCCTTTACTTGGTGCACTTTTCGGAGGAATTGTTGTCGGTTTAGGAATAGGACTTGTTTTTAAAGGGAATGCTTCTACTGGTGGCACTGATTTGCTAGCGCAAATTATTACAAAGTTTACCGGAATATCTCTTGGTACTAGTGTACTACTGATTGATGGGGTCATCGCTATTAGTGCAGCAATTGTTTTCGACTTAGAAAAAGGTTTGTATGCCCTAATTGGACTATTTGTGACAACAAAAACGATTGATATTATTCAGCTAGGCTTTAGCCAATCCAAAATGGTTTATATTATTACGATGAAACAAGATGAAGTACGTGATGCCATTTATGCTGAAATTGATCGTGGTGTGACACAATTACCTGCAATTGGTGGTTATACGGGTGAAGCGCGACCAGTACTGATGGTTGTTGTCTACCAAACAGAATTCACAAAGCTGAAACAACTCATTAAAACCGTTGATCCATCAGCGTTTGTTATCGTTTCCGATGCCTATGAGGTATTAGGAGAAGGTTTCAAACGTGCATAA
- a CDS encoding GntR family transcriptional regulator, translating to MHIHLDSTTPIYIQIAEWLQHEIIANRLQADEKVYSQYQLAELFNINPATAGKGLTILLEEQLLYKKRGLGMFVATDAKDRILLKRRNEILTKMAQEIVLEAQRLLVSNEELLTLIQKTQEELK from the coding sequence ATGCATATTCATTTAGACAGTACAACACCCATTTATATTCAAATTGCCGAATGGCTACAACATGAAATTATCGCCAATCGGTTACAAGCAGACGAAAAGGTTTATTCACAGTATCAGCTAGCTGAGTTATTCAATATTAATCCTGCTACGGCCGGTAAAGGACTGACCATTTTACTGGAGGAACAACTTCTTTATAAGAAACGGGGGCTAGGTATGTTTGTTGCAACAGATGCAAAGGATCGAATTTTATTGAAACGCCGCAATGAAATATTAACAAAGATGGCTCAAGAGATTGTCTTAGAGGCACAACGCTTACTTGTTTCTAATGAGGAGTTGCTAACACTAATTCAAAAAACACAGGAGGAATTGAAATGA
- the lgt gene encoding prolipoprotein diacylglyceryl transferase — protein MDLLLLQINPIAFHLGPIPVRWYGLLIVSGIILAYVVGQREAVKRGLPEDFLADLLLWAVPISIICARIYYVSMRWDYYSENPGKIIEIWNGGIAIHGALIGAFITAYIFTRKKNISFLRVADIAAPSILIGQIIGRWGNFMNQEAYGGPVSKEFLENLMLPDWIINQMYIEELGTYVHPTFLYESVWNFIGLLILLFLRKVNLNRGEIFFSYLIWYSIGRFYIEGLRTDSLYLVGDLRSAQVVSIIGVIVGLGAIIYRRLTVKPAVKYLDNK, from the coding sequence ATGGATTTATTACTATTGCAAATTAACCCAATTGCTTTTCATTTGGGACCAATTCCCGTTCGTTGGTACGGGTTGTTAATTGTATCTGGTATTATTTTAGCTTATGTTGTAGGTCAAAGAGAGGCTGTTAAACGAGGCTTACCAGAGGATTTTCTTGCCGATTTATTGCTATGGGCAGTTCCTATTTCGATAATATGTGCACGTATTTATTATGTTTCAATGCGTTGGGATTATTATAGTGAAAATCCAGGGAAGATTATTGAAATTTGGAATGGTGGTATTGCTATACATGGTGCACTAATTGGGGCATTTATAACAGCGTACATATTCACACGTAAGAAAAATATTAGTTTTTTACGTGTAGCGGATATAGCGGCACCAAGTATTTTGATAGGACAAATCATTGGTCGATGGGGAAATTTTATGAACCAAGAGGCTTATGGTGGTCCAGTATCTAAAGAGTTTTTAGAAAATCTGATGTTACCAGATTGGATTATTAACCAAATGTATATTGAGGAATTAGGAACCTATGTGCATCCTACCTTTTTATATGAATCTGTATGGAATTTCATCGGATTACTTATTTTACTGTTTTTACGTAAAGTGAATTTAAATCGAGGAGAAATTTTCTTCAGTTATTTAATTTGGTATTCAATTGGTCGCTTCTATATAGAAGGTTTGCGTACGGATAGCTTGTATTTAGTTGGTGACTTACGCTCAGCGCAGGTTGTCTCCATCATTGGTGTAATAGTAGGTCTTGGTGCTATTATTTACAGACGCCTAACAGTAAAACCAGCAGTGAAATATTTGGATAATAAATAA
- a CDS encoding EAL and HDOD domain-containing protein, whose protein sequence is MEVFIGRQPIFNLHEQVVAYELLYRSKNVNTFPMVDSDAATVDVLVNSFLSIGIEEVTNGKPCFVNFTENLLMSSINEYLNPSQVVIEILEDVPLTPKLVERVIKLKSYGFKIALDDFILDEHVQIYDELFVHIDFIKVDFLLSPLLERMEIENKVKEKFPHIKLLAEKVETRNQFEVAKHSGYELFQGYFFEQPQILKATDIPVNTIQYFYIISLLKEEEPNIQLLSENIERDISLTYKLLQMVNNSSRRSKSKVRSIKQAILILGIADLRKWIYLLAMREIDMNTDSDLFKEVMRTSLFRAKACEKLAKLSYKQNFSEYFFVGMFSLIDTLLQRPLHIILQQLPFSEDIKATILGYQTEMTPYLEFSIALGKLDWDSLEELAPKINIDLTSIDLLYHEAIEWAEKSL, encoded by the coding sequence ATGGAAGTATTTATTGGCAGACAACCAATTTTTAATCTTCATGAACAAGTTGTTGCATATGAATTGTTATATCGAAGCAAAAATGTGAATACTTTTCCGATGGTTGATTCAGATGCAGCAACAGTCGATGTATTAGTAAACTCATTTCTTTCAATTGGAATAGAAGAAGTTACAAACGGTAAGCCTTGCTTTGTCAATTTCACTGAAAATCTGCTAATGAGCTCAATCAATGAATACCTGAATCCATCTCAAGTGGTCATTGAAATTTTAGAAGATGTCCCTTTGACACCGAAGTTAGTTGAGCGGGTTATTAAGCTTAAATCATATGGATTTAAAATTGCTTTAGATGATTTTATACTGGATGAGCATGTACAAATTTATGACGAATTATTTGTTCATATAGACTTTATAAAGGTGGATTTTCTATTGTCCCCTTTACTTGAACGTATGGAAATTGAGAATAAAGTAAAGGAAAAATTCCCTCATATTAAATTGCTTGCTGAGAAGGTTGAGACACGTAATCAATTTGAAGTAGCGAAGCATTCTGGCTATGAGTTATTTCAGGGTTATTTTTTTGAACAGCCTCAAATTTTAAAAGCAACCGATATACCAGTGAATACGATTCAATATTTTTATATTATTTCGCTGCTAAAAGAAGAGGAACCTAATATCCAGTTATTATCTGAAAATATTGAACGTGATATCTCGTTAACCTATAAGTTATTGCAAATGGTTAATAATTCTTCTAGACGTTCTAAATCGAAGGTACGCTCTATTAAACAGGCGATTTTAATCCTTGGAATAGCCGATTTACGCAAATGGATTTACTTATTAGCCATGCGGGAAATAGATATGAATACTGATTCGGATCTTTTTAAGGAAGTGATGAGAACATCATTATTTAGAGCAAAAGCATGCGAAAAATTAGCGAAGCTCTCCTATAAACAAAATTTTTCAGAGTATTTTTTTGTGGGCATGTTTTCATTGATTGATACTTTATTGCAAAGACCATTACATATTATTTTACAGCAACTTCCATTCTCAGAAGATATAAAAGCTACTATTTTAGGGTATCAAACAGAGATGACACCATATCTAGAATTTAGTATTGCACTAGGGAAACTGGACTGGGATAGCTTAGAAGAGCTAGCTCCAAAAATCAATATAGATTTGACAAGTATTGATCTTTTATACCATGAGGCAATCGAATGGGCTGAAAAATCATTATAA
- a CDS encoding VTT domain-containing protein, with translation MELIKELISFIMHIDVHLEEIIRDFGHWSYLILFAIVFVETGVVIFPFLPGDSLLFASGTLAAAMGAFDMWILIPVFLVAAILGDTMNYHIGHKVGTSIPPKSFLGRVIKKERMEAAEKFFNTHGGKTIVIARFMPFIRTFIPFVAGASKMKYSYFIMYNVVGAILWVFSCTLLGFYFGNIPIIKDNFSTVLILIILISVIPAVIGAIKSKSAK, from the coding sequence ATAGAACTCATCAAGGAGTTAATTAGCTTTATTATGCATATCGATGTGCATTTAGAGGAAATCATTCGCGATTTTGGTCATTGGAGTTATCTTATTTTATTTGCCATTGTTTTTGTTGAAACAGGTGTTGTCATTTTCCCGTTCTTGCCAGGTGATTCATTGCTCTTTGCAAGTGGTACATTAGCTGCAGCAATGGGCGCATTTGATATGTGGATATTAATTCCTGTATTTTTAGTAGCTGCAATTTTAGGAGATACGATGAATTATCATATTGGTCATAAAGTAGGAACATCCATTCCACCAAAGAGCTTCCTAGGCAGGGTTATAAAAAAGGAACGTATGGAAGCCGCAGAAAAATTCTTTAATACACATGGTGGAAAAACAATTGTCATTGCACGCTTTATGCCCTTCATCCGAACATTCATACCATTTGTTGCAGGTGCAAGTAAAATGAAATATAGCTACTTCATTATGTACAATGTTGTAGGTGCAATTTTATGGGTATTTAGCTGTACATTATTAGGATTTTACTTTGGTAATATTCCAATTATTAAAGATAACTTCTCAACAGTGCTAATTTTAATTATCCTTATATCCGTAATACCAGCCGTAATCGGAGCTATTAAATCAAAAAGTGCAAAATAA
- the hprK gene encoding HPr(Ser) kinase/phosphatase translates to MVVVLTRDVMEKFKLDLLAGEEGIGRTIVTSDISRPGLEMAGYFTHYPANRVQLLGKTELSFFEMLPADVKLERMRLLCSQDTPAIIISRDLEVPEELLQASNEKHVPVFKTHMTTTKFSSRLTNYLEGRLAPMTAAHGVLVDVYGIGVLIIGKSGVGKSETALELVKKGHRLVADDCVEIRQESENFLIGSPPPLLEHLLEIRGIGIIDIMTLFGASAVRPYKRITLIIELEIWDPEKVYDRLGLEEEKMKIIDTELTKLTIPVRPGRNVSVIIEVAAMNYRLKKMGVNAAEEFSRRLDEVISSADELDD, encoded by the coding sequence TTGGTCGTAGTATTAACAAGAGACGTAATGGAGAAATTTAAGTTAGACCTATTAGCTGGTGAGGAAGGAATTGGAAGGACGATTGTCACTAGTGATATATCTCGACCAGGGCTAGAGATGGCAGGATATTTTACCCATTATCCTGCAAATCGAGTACAATTGCTTGGAAAAACAGAGCTGTCCTTTTTTGAAATGTTACCTGCAGATGTTAAGCTTGAGCGTATGCGTTTACTGTGTTCACAAGATACTCCAGCTATTATTATTTCTCGTGACCTAGAGGTACCAGAGGAGCTTTTACAGGCTTCTAATGAAAAGCATGTGCCTGTCTTTAAAACACATATGACAACAACGAAATTTTCTAGTAGGCTAACCAACTATTTAGAGGGACGCTTGGCACCAATGACAGCAGCACATGGCGTGTTAGTAGATGTTTATGGTATTGGTGTGTTAATTATCGGCAAAAGTGGCGTAGGAAAAAGCGAAACTGCTCTTGAGCTTGTCAAGAAAGGCCATCGATTAGTAGCTGACGATTGTGTGGAAATTCGCCAGGAATCAGAGAATTTTTTAATTGGTAGCCCGCCTCCGCTTTTAGAACATTTACTTGAAATACGAGGCATTGGTATTATTGATATTATGACGCTTTTTGGAGCAAGTGCTGTAAGACCCTACAAGCGTATTACCTTAATTATAGAACTGGAGATTTGGGATCCTGAAAAGGTTTATGATCGTTTGGGTCTAGAGGAAGAGAAAATGAAAATTATTGATACAGAGTTAACTAAATTAACAATTCCTGTAAGACCTGGGCGTAATGTATCTGTTATTATTGAAGTTGCAGCGATGAATTATCGCTTGAAAAAAATGGGTGTTAATGCAGCAGAGGAGTTTTCAAGACGTTTGGATGAGGTGATCTCTTCCGCTGATGAGTTAGATGATTAA
- the cccB gene encoding cytochrome c551, whose product MKKVMLTLVFGSAIFLAACGGGKTTDEGTKTSTTPDGEAIAMKSCITCHGGELQGQNNAPAIKDVGARLSETEILDVIENGKGSMPPGIVKGEDAKAVAKWLATQK is encoded by the coding sequence ATGAAAAAGGTAATGTTAACATTAGTGTTCGGTTCAGCAATTTTTTTAGCCGCTTGTGGCGGTGGTAAGACGACTGATGAAGGTACAAAAACGAGTACCACACCAGATGGTGAAGCGATCGCTATGAAATCCTGTATCACATGTCATGGAGGCGAATTGCAGGGTCAGAATAATGCACCAGCTATCAAAGATGTAGGTGCTCGTTTATCTGAAACTGAAATTTTAGATGTTATCGAAAATGGTAAAGGTTCTATGCCTCCAGGTATTGTTAAAGGTGAAGATGCAAAAGCTGTGGCTAAATGGTTAGCTACTCAAAAATAA